Proteins encoded by one window of Flavobacterium sp. N502540:
- a CDS encoding serine hydrolase domain-containing protein: MKTLLKSFIVLFLIACSGLSAQSLETKIDQLIASKFKPENPGAVFLSVKKGKVVYRKAFGMANLEMDVQMKPESVFEIGSMTKQFTAVAVLMLAEQGKLKLDDEITKFIPDYPTNGNKITLHHLLTHTSGIKDFTGMKAIKDIARRDLSPKELVDFFKNEPVDFKPGEQYKYCNSGYVLLGYIIEIVSGQTYEEFVTQHIFKKIVMENTYYASHDKIIKSRVSGYRNRDGFINANYISFSIPYASGSIMSNVDDLWKWQNAVRSNTLLSPAFTLKAFTNYQLNNKTNIDYGYGWHLEKVKNKMVYEHGGSIFGFKSMGIYEPTEQIYVVGLSNCDYNSPTAITKEIASLLID; the protein is encoded by the coding sequence ATGAAAACCTTGTTAAAATCGTTTATTGTTCTGTTTCTAATTGCCTGTTCGGGGCTGTCGGCTCAGAGTTTAGAAACAAAAATAGATCAATTAATTGCCTCAAAGTTTAAACCTGAAAACCCGGGGGCTGTTTTTCTGTCTGTTAAAAAAGGAAAAGTAGTGTATCGAAAAGCTTTTGGAATGGCCAATTTAGAAATGGATGTTCAAATGAAACCCGAGTCTGTTTTTGAAATCGGATCCATGACCAAGCAATTTACGGCTGTTGCTGTTTTGATGCTTGCAGAGCAGGGAAAGCTTAAACTTGATGATGAAATCACGAAGTTTATTCCCGATTATCCAACCAATGGAAATAAGATTACCCTGCATCATTTGTTAACACATACTTCCGGAATTAAGGATTTTACCGGTATGAAAGCGATAAAAGATATCGCCCGACGAGATTTGTCGCCAAAAGAATTAGTTGATTTCTTTAAGAATGAACCGGTTGATTTTAAACCCGGGGAACAGTATAAGTATTGCAATTCCGGCTATGTTCTTTTGGGGTATATCATTGAAATTGTATCAGGTCAGACGTATGAAGAATTTGTAACGCAACATATTTTTAAGAAAATAGTGATGGAAAATACCTATTACGCGAGCCATGATAAGATTATTAAAAGCAGGGTTTCCGGTTATCGAAATAGGGATGGTTTTATTAATGCCAATTATATCAGTTTCTCTATTCCATATGCTTCGGGATCGATTATGTCAAATGTTGATGATTTATGGAAGTGGCAAAATGCAGTAAGGAGTAATACGTTATTGAGCCCCGCTTTCACGTTAAAAGCTTTTACCAATTATCAGTTGAATAACAAAACGAATATAGATTACGGCTACGGCTGGCATTTAGAAAAAGTAAAAAATAAAATGGTGTATGAACACGGTGGAAGCATTTTTGGCTTTAAATCGATGGGGATTTACGAACCTACAGAACAAATTTATGTAGTAGGATTAAGTAATTGCGATTACAATTCACCAACTGCAATTACAAAAGAGATCGCTTCACTTTTAATCGACTAG